The sequence GAATGTGGCGTGCCCGTCGTCTGGGGACTCGGCCTCGGACTGGGGGTGGTGCTGTTGCTCTACGGGAAGGTTTCCGATCTGTTGTTCGCGGTCGATCGCTTCGATTTCGGGCCTTTGGCGAGTGTGGTGTTCGTTCTAGTCGCCGTGGCCATCGTATCTATGATCGGACCGGCCTTGCGTGCGGCGAGCAGGCAGCCGATCGACAATCTGAGGGAGGCCGTGAAGTAGTGAGAGAGGGTGGATTCGTGAATAGGAAGCGGTAGAGCTTAAGGGCCGGGCCACCAAGAACGGCGAGGCACGCCGGGGAGAAGATCGGAACATCGGCCAGGCAGGCGTCGATAGTTCACAGGCGGCCTTGCGAGCGGGCAAGTTGCATTGGAAGCGGCATCGGCACGATGCATTTTGCGGTGACGATTGTCGCAGAGGGCTCTTGGTGGGCGACCTCGGGGGGCTTGGCGCAGGCGTTGCACAGAGGGAGGAGAGAAATAGCAACACGAACTGAAAAACAAAGAAGGAGGAAACGATGAACCCAATCACTAAAAACATTCTTGCTGCCGGAGCTGCGCTAGCGATGGTCGCGCCCCTCAGCGCGGGTACTTCCGCTATCGAATGGGAAAAGCCGGACTCCTATACCGACATTGGTTCGGACTATGGAGCGACTGACCAGTTCGACCTATTCAAGAAGGAAATCGAATCCTACGTGGAGCGCGTGGCTGAAACTGAGCTTCCGGACGGAGCTATCCTCGAAATGAAGGTAAGCAACGTGGACCTCGCAGGCCAAATTGAACCTTGGGGGCTCAATCAGGATGTGCGTATCGTGCGCGATATCTATCCGCCGAAGATGCGCTTCACTTACACGCTGCGAAAGGACGGCAAAGTGGTGAGTGAAGGTAAAGAAAACCTGAGCGACCTCGACTTTACTTACAATATTGGACGCCGCTTCTTCGATCAGGACCAGTTCTTCTATGAGAAGGAGATGATTGGAGAATGGATACGCAGCGAGTTTAAAAATTCGTAGTTGATAGCGGAATACCGTTCAGCGTCTAACTCAAAAGCGCCTCCCGCAAGGGCAGGCGCTTTTTGCATGTTGGGGCTTGGACCTCTAGGCGGGCTCGAAAAACTCTCGGCAGAATGCTGAAAAACAAGCGGCTTCGATTAGGAACGTTTCCGCAGGA is a genomic window of Pelagicoccus sp. SDUM812003 containing:
- a CDS encoding DUF3016 domain-containing protein, producing MNPITKNILAAGAALAMVAPLSAGTSAIEWEKPDSYTDIGSDYGATDQFDLFKKEIESYVERVAETELPDGAILEMKVSNVDLAGQIEPWGLNQDVRIVRDIYPPKMRFTYTLRKDGKVVSEGKENLSDLDFTYNIGRRFFDQDQFFYEKEMIGEWIRSEFKNS